A portion of the Phoenix dactylifera chloroplast, complete genome genome contains these proteins:
- the rpl23 gene encoding 50S ribosomal protein L23, which yields MDGIKYAVFTEKSIRLLGNNQYTSNVESGSTRTEIKHWVELFFGVKVIAMNSHRLPGKGRRMGPIMGHTMHYRRMIITLQPGYSIPPLIEKRT from the coding sequence ATGGATGGAATCAAATATGCAGTATTTACAGAAAAAAGTATTCGGTTATTGGGGAACAATCAATATACTTCTAATGTCGAATCAGGATCAACTAGGACAGAAATAAAGCATTGGGTCGAACTCTTCTTTGGTGTCAAGGTAATAGCTATGAATAGTCATCGACTCCCGGGAAAGGGTAGAAGAATGGGACCTATTATGGGACATACAATGCATTACAGACGTATGATCATTACGCTTCAACCGGGTTATTCTATTCCACCTCTTATAGAGAAAAGAACTTAA
- the rpl2 gene encoding 50S ribosomal protein L2, whose translation MHLYKTSTPSTRNGAVDSQVKSNPRNNLIYGQHRCGKGRNARGIITARHRGGGHKRLYRKIDFRRNEKDISGRIVTIEYDPNRNAYICLIHYGDGEKRYILHPRGAIIGDTIVSGTEVPISMGNALPLTDMPLGTAIHNIEITLGKGGQLARAAGAVAKLIAKEGKSATLRLPSGEVRLISKNCLATVGQVGNVGVNQKSLGRAGSKCWLGKRPVVRGVVMNPVDHPHGGGEGRAPIGRKKPTTPWGYPALGRRSRKRKKYSDSFILRRRK comes from the exons ATACATTTATACAAAACTTCTACCCCGAGCACACGCAATGGAGCCGTAGACAGTCAAGTGAAATCCAATCCACGAAATAATTTGATCTATGGACAGCATCGTTGTGGTAAAGGTCGTAATGCCAGAGGAATCATTACTGCAAGGCATAGAGGGGGAGGTCATAAGCGCCTATACCGTAAAATCGATTTTCGACGGAATGAAAAAGACATATCTGGTAGAATCGTAACCATAGAATACGACCCTAATCGAAATGCATACATTTGTCTCATACACTATGGGGATGGTGAGAAGAGATATATTTTACATCCCAGAGGGGCTATAATTGGAGATACCATTGTTTCTGGTACAGAAGTTCCTATATCAATGGGAAATGCCCTACCTTTGA CCGATATGCCCTTAGGCACGGCCATACATAACATAGAAATCACACTTGGAAAGGGTGGACAATTAGCTAGAGCAGCAGGTGCTGTAGCGAAACTGATTGCAAAAGAGGGTAAATCGGCCACATTAAGATTACCATCTGGGGAGGTCCGTTTGATATCCAAAAACTGCTTAGCAACAGTCGGACAAGTGGGTAATGTTGGGGTGAACCAAAAAAGTTTGGGTAGAGCCGGATCTAAGTGTTGGCTAGGTAAGCGTCCTGTAGTAAGAGGAGTAGTTATGAACCCTGTAGACCATCCCCATGGGGGCGGTGAAGGGAGAGCCCCAATTGGTAGAAAAAAACCCACAACCCCTTGGGGTTATCCTGCGCTTGGAAGAAGAAGTAGGAAAAGGAAAAAATATAGTGATAGTTTTATTCTTCGTCGCCGTAAATAG